The Myxococcales bacterium DNA window AAGCCATGTAGTTGATCCCCGACGATCCGCCCAGCATCTTGCCCCTGGGTACAGGCATTCTGCGATCGATCAACCCAAGGCCAGCCTTGCCCGGATCAGCCGTGTACATCCAATCGGTTTCGGGATCGAGTTGCAGGTCCCCGCAAGCAACGGGCATCAACTCGTGCTCCGGCGGTCGACCGCCGGCTTCCACCAATGCAACGTGACAGGTAGGGTCTTCGCTCAGCCGTGCCGCGACAACGGCTCCGGCGGATCCGCCGCCTACAACAATGAAATCGAATTCCTGGGACACGGGCCGCTTCCGTCCATGGGGGCAATTACTTGATCCTTCACATCCGTGACTGATCAAAGCGTCTTAACTAGTAGTCTAAAAGTAAATGAATGACAGCGTGTGCCGCGACACGGTCTACCGAGAAGCCCCG harbors:
- a CDS encoding GMC family oxidoreductase N-terminal domain-containing protein, producing the protein MSQEFDFIVVGGGSAGAVVAARLSEDPTCHVALVEAGGRPPEHELMPVACGDLQLDPETDWMYTADPGKAGLGLIDRRMPVPRGKMLGGSSGINYMA